A genomic segment from Methanolobus zinderi encodes:
- a CDS encoding GNAT family N-acetyltransferase, translating into MNPDISIRDAMEDDLKAIKILMSIYFLDIEEIPADNFAVAELDGRIIGACALVYDIFPEIHSIAVHPSYRGKGIGKSLIQYLLPRVRDESSVYARTTSPGFFEKAGFVETDPLKKTEIWEDCAECNRLNTCNQSVMCLKLE; encoded by the coding sequence GTGAACCCGGATATATCCATTCGTGACGCAATGGAAGATGATCTCAAAGCCATAAAGATACTGATGTCAATATATTTCCTTGACATAGAGGAAATACCAGCGGACAATTTTGCAGTTGCAGAACTCGATGGGAGAATAATAGGTGCGTGTGCCCTTGTGTATGATATTTTTCCAGAGATCCATTCAATAGCTGTGCATCCCAGTTACCGTGGAAAAGGAATCGGCAAATCCCTTATACAATACCTATTACCAAGAGTCAGGGATGAGAGTTCTGTTTATGCCAGAACGACATCCCCTGGATTTTTTGAAAAGGCAGGGTTTGTGGAAACGGATCCTTTGAAAAAGACAGAAATATGGGAAGACTGTGCAGAATGCAACAGGTTAAATACATGTAATCAATCTGTCATGTGCCTTAAACTGGAATAA
- a CDS encoding DUF166 domain-containing protein encodes MRLNVFYSGDFGKKVIGNLINSDRFCVSCGDLCDHCRESRKGFADIITGIFELRTDLPDFVEEPMEYMPENIPDCDLILAIDLNPDLLMAIPEIAENSGAKGVIIPVDDSRLTPAGLTEQVKKELEAKGIECECPKPFCSLDITGKDPIDEFVKLGFGKPLLKIELDKKNNIFTHTEVLRDAPCGSTWFVAKKLKWSDVKDYKETISGAHHSYPCTASMEKDPQIGDTILHEAGYIIRKSVEDAMEEE; translated from the coding sequence ATGCGTCTTAACGTCTTTTATTCAGGCGATTTCGGAAAAAAAGTGATTGGAAACCTCATAAACTCCGACAGATTCTGTGTGTCCTGTGGAGACCTGTGTGACCATTGCAGGGAATCCCGCAAAGGTTTTGCAGATATCATCACAGGAATATTCGAACTGAGAACCGATCTCCCGGACTTTGTGGAAGAGCCCATGGAATACATGCCGGAAAATATTCCTGATTGTGACCTGATACTTGCAATTGACCTCAATCCCGATCTTCTTATGGCAATACCCGAAATTGCTGAAAACTCCGGCGCAAAAGGTGTTATCATCCCGGTGGATGACTCAAGATTAACACCCGCAGGCCTGACCGAACAGGTGAAAAAAGAGCTGGAAGCAAAGGGTATTGAATGTGAATGTCCCAAGCCTTTCTGTTCACTGGACATTACAGGAAAAGACCCAATAGACGAATTTGTGAAACTTGGATTCGGAAAACCTCTTTTGAAAATCGAGCTGGATAAAAAGAATAATATTTTCACTCATACAGAAGTTCTCAGGGATGCACCATGTGGGTCCACGTGGTTTGTTGCAAAGAAACTCAAGTGGTCAGATGTTAAAGATTACAAGGAAACAATTTCCGGTGCTCATCATTCGTATCCATGTACTGCAAGCATGGAAAAGGACCCGCAGATTGGAGATACCATCCTCCATGAAGCAGGCTATATCATCAGGAAAAGTGTGGAAGATGCAATGGAAGAAGAGTAA
- the larE gene encoding ATP-dependent sacrificial sulfur transferase LarE, producing the protein MMEKKITELETAIRDKESAIVAFSGGVDSATLTYLAHRVLGDRAVAVTVKLHSFPDRELEHARNVAREIGIRHHVIFFNELEIPSIASNTAQRCYHCKKEILHLLDDVRQEFGFNVIMEGSNASDRNVYRPGRKAIQESSEPVYSPYLELDITKEEIREIARSAGLSVAGRPPSPCLASRFPYGNKLTEDAIKRVELAENFLSDLGFAELRVRDHNGIARIELKPFDFRDMLMHRKNIVSYFKDIGFDYVTLDLEGFRSGSMDEIL; encoded by the coding sequence ATGATGGAAAAAAAGATCACAGAGCTTGAAACTGCGATCAGGGATAAAGAAAGTGCCATTGTAGCCTTTTCGGGAGGAGTTGATAGTGCAACCCTGACATATCTGGCTCACAGGGTACTTGGAGACAGGGCAGTGGCCGTCACCGTCAAATTACACTCATTTCCGGACAGGGAGCTTGAGCATGCCAGAAATGTCGCCCGGGAGATAGGGATCAGACACCATGTCATATTCTTCAATGAACTGGAAATACCTTCAATAGCCAGCAACACTGCCCAAAGATGCTACCATTGCAAGAAAGAGATACTGCATCTGCTTGATGATGTCAGACAGGAATTCGGGTTCAATGTTATCATGGAAGGCAGTAACGCTTCAGACAGGAATGTCTACAGACCGGGAAGAAAAGCCATTCAGGAAAGCTCTGAGCCCGTTTACTCCCCTTATCTTGAACTCGATATTACAAAGGAAGAAATACGTGAGATTGCCAGAAGTGCAGGACTCTCTGTTGCCGGAAGACCTCCATCTCCCTGCCTTGCCTCAAGGTTTCCCTACGGAAATAAATTGACAGAAGATGCGATCAAAAGAGTTGAACTGGCAGAGAATTTCCTCTCGGATCTGGGGTTTGCGGAGCTGAGAGTTAGGGATCATAACGGAATAGCCCGTATCGAACTAAAACCCTTTGATTTCAGGGATATGCTCATGCACAGGAAAAATATCGTTTCTTACTTCAAAGACATTGGTTTTGATTATGTGACACTGGATCTGGAAGGATTCAGAAGTGGCAGTATGGATGAGATATTGTGA
- a CDS encoding phenylalanine--tRNA ligase subunit alpha yields the protein MASDYNLTPNEKNVLLALEELKNANPDELAQKAGMKVETAMQAAFLLDENGLARVDEKVIETYGLTDEGKKYADEGLPERQIINSISGPVSMDELKDKFNPAVVGIATGWLRRKAWATIEKGMIVPTGNADSGDDEKVLDKFGGQERTLEELDASPALMKDMLKRKLVTKNEDKHRSVSITSEGSELVAAGIEVEEEIAQITSEMLKSGQWKNKKFRAYNIQTPPRQIYGAKVHPYQRLIDQMRRIFLDMGFTEIKGEIVQSSFWNFDSLFQPQDHPAREMQDTFHLSSRSELPPEYKDQVCAMHEHGGDTESTGWGGKWSEEIACKNVLRTHTTALTIKYLADNPEPPVKAFSIDRAYRRETIDPTHTPEFEQLEGVVMDKDMSFANLLGCLKEFYHRMGFEDVRFRPGYFPYTEPSVEPEVYVDGLGWVELGGAGVFRKEVTDPLGIKYPVLAWGLGVSRLAMLKLGLKDLRLLYQSDIDWLRKSPVCQL from the coding sequence ATGGCTTCAGATTATAATCTCACACCCAATGAGAAAAACGTGCTGTTAGCACTGGAAGAACTGAAAAATGCAAATCCTGATGAACTTGCACAAAAGGCAGGAATGAAAGTGGAAACTGCCATGCAGGCTGCATTTTTGCTTGATGAGAACGGGCTTGCAAGGGTTGATGAAAAGGTCATCGAGACATATGGACTGACTGACGAAGGTAAAAAGTATGCAGATGAAGGCCTTCCCGAAAGGCAGATCATCAATTCCATCTCCGGGCCAGTATCCATGGATGAACTTAAGGATAAGTTCAATCCTGCCGTAGTCGGCATAGCTACAGGATGGCTGCGCCGCAAAGCCTGGGCTACGATTGAGAAGGGAATGATAGTACCGACAGGAAATGCTGATTCCGGTGATGATGAAAAGGTCCTGGATAAGTTCGGGGGACAGGAAAGAACCCTGGAAGAGCTTGATGCCAGCCCGGCTCTTATGAAGGACATGCTCAAGCGCAAACTCGTAACTAAGAACGAGGACAAGCACAGGTCTGTGAGCATAACTAGCGAGGGGAGCGAACTTGTTGCAGCGGGAATCGAAGTAGAGGAAGAGATCGCACAGATCACATCCGAGATGCTCAAGAGTGGCCAGTGGAAGAACAAAAAATTCAGAGCATACAATATCCAGACTCCCCCACGTCAGATCTACGGGGCCAAGGTTCATCCTTACCAGCGCCTGATCGACCAGATGAGGCGTATCTTCCTTGACATGGGTTTCACCGAGATTAAAGGTGAGATTGTACAGAGTTCCTTCTGGAACTTCGATTCACTGTTCCAGCCACAGGACCACCCGGCAAGAGAGATGCAGGATACTTTCCACCTGTCCAGCAGGTCGGAACTTCCGCCTGAATACAAGGATCAAGTTTGTGCCATGCACGAGCACGGTGGAGATACCGAGTCCACCGGTTGGGGAGGTAAATGGAGTGAGGAGATAGCCTGTAAGAATGTGCTGAGAACCCATACCACAGCACTCACCATTAAATATCTTGCAGATAACCCCGAACCTCCGGTCAAGGCTTTCTCCATTGACAGGGCGTACCGCAGGGAAACGATTGATCCCACACACACTCCTGAATTCGAACAACTGGAAGGTGTTGTCATGGATAAGGATATGTCCTTTGCCAACCTGCTGGGCTGCCTGAAGGAGTTCTATCACAGGATGGGATTTGAGGACGTACGTTTCAGGCCGGGATATTTCCCGTACACAGAGCCAAGCGTGGAACCCGAAGTATATGTTGATGGCCTTGGATGGGTTGAGCTTGGAGGCGCCGGTGTATTCAGGAAAGAAGTAACAGACCCTCTGGGAATTAAATATCCCGTGCTTGCATGGGGTCTTGGTGTAAGCCGTCTTGCAATGCTCAAACTGGGTCTTAAGGACCTGCGTCTGCTTTACCAGTCAGATATCGACTGGTTGCGCAAGAGTCCTGTGTGCCAGCTCTGA
- the glmM gene encoding phosphoglucosamine mutase, with the protein MAFFGTNGVRGIANEYINPQLVIDVARSVGTYMGSKGTVAIGRDTRASGEMLKSAAIAGALSAGLTVIDVGIVPTPSIQYYVKDHADAGIVITASHNPREYNGVKLVAADGSEFSREGEKEVEKIYYSREFSAVSWERTGDLRTDLNANEYYLNGIINSVDSKSIRDKRFKVVMDTGCGAGSVTLPFLLQKLGCEVITINSQVDGTFPWRNPEPTPDVLVELIDLVKTTGAVMGVAQDGDADRAVFIDEKGNFIPEDVLLAMMAKYVLERKKGHVVTPVSSSSRMVDITEDAGVDLVWTAVGSINVARKMMEIDAVFGGEGNGGLIFPEHQYCRDGGMACAKFLEIIANGKKLSELASSVPVYYNSKTKIKCDDLEDTMEKVKQSFEGSENKVDTIDGVKVWYSDGWVLVRPSGTEPIIRIFAESKTQDRAEALMQDGVKLVEECKA; encoded by the coding sequence ATGGCGTTTTTTGGAACAAATGGTGTTAGGGGAATAGCAAACGAATACATTAATCCTCAGCTTGTGATCGATGTTGCCAGAAGTGTTGGTACCTATATGGGTTCAAAGGGAACGGTGGCCATAGGCAGGGATACGAGAGCTTCAGGAGAGATGCTCAAATCTGCTGCTATAGCAGGTGCACTGTCTGCAGGACTGACAGTTATAGATGTGGGAATAGTCCCCACGCCTTCTATTCAATATTATGTAAAGGATCATGCCGACGCAGGTATCGTGATAACTGCCTCGCATAACCCCCGTGAGTACAACGGAGTAAAACTTGTGGCTGCGGATGGTAGTGAATTCTCCAGGGAAGGGGAGAAGGAAGTTGAGAAAATATACTATTCCAGGGAATTCTCAGCCGTATCATGGGAGAGGACGGGAGATCTTAGAACCGATCTCAATGCCAATGAGTACTACCTTAACGGAATAATAAACTCAGTTGACAGTAAAAGTATTCGTGACAAAAGGTTCAAAGTGGTAATGGACACCGGTTGCGGAGCGGGCTCTGTAACTCTTCCTTTCCTTCTCCAGAAACTCGGCTGCGAAGTGATTACTATCAATTCACAGGTGGATGGAACGTTCCCCTGGAGAAATCCCGAGCCAACTCCTGATGTTCTTGTGGAGCTGATCGATCTTGTGAAAACAACAGGTGCCGTTATGGGAGTGGCCCAGGATGGCGACGCTGACCGTGCGGTTTTCATTGATGAAAAGGGCAATTTCATACCGGAAGACGTGCTGCTTGCGATGATGGCAAAGTATGTACTTGAGCGGAAAAAAGGTCATGTGGTAACGCCTGTAAGCTCTTCTTCCAGGATGGTGGATATTACTGAAGATGCAGGTGTAGATCTTGTATGGACGGCAGTGGGTTCTATCAACGTTGCCCGTAAGATGATGGAAATTGATGCTGTGTTCGGTGGTGAAGGCAATGGCGGGCTCATCTTCCCTGAACACCAGTACTGTCGTGACGGTGGCATGGCCTGTGCGAAATTCCTGGAAATCATCGCGAACGGAAAAAAACTTTCCGAACTTGCATCAAGTGTTCCTGTATATTATAATTCCAAAACAAAGATCAAATGTGATGATCTTGAAGATACCATGGAAAAAGTGAAACAGTCTTTTGAAGGCAGTGAAAATAAGGTGGATACCATTGACGGGGTTAAAGTGTGGTATAGTGACGGCTGGGTACTCGTGAGGCCTTCAGGAACCGAGCCCATCATACGCATTTTCGCAGAATCGAAGACACAGGACAGAGCAGAAGCATTGATGCAGGACGGAGTAAAGCTTGTGGAAGAATGCAAGGCATGA
- a CDS encoding fasciclin domain-containing protein: MKQRIFLITLALAVLLTGLASADCYLNDVQDDKNQYEGYLNVSMIVNNESTPYTASMELTDDTMLFFPDSQVTGVVLNVPADQIANVSDSAGNEWEIMEADENNPLGTFQAEASAPDSNVTPPVVVTFEDTWDGTLPANDEGNPLAVNIENIGENNEDTAWVTLGFCEETGIVTEEGAADNVTDDNVTDENVTEGNMTDGNVTDGNVTDGETTDDNVTDDGTTNGDIVATDEVLITDSGIDPANIRVPVDEGVTWTNDANQSATVSDGSFDSGSIEPGNMYSRLFRTAGVYEYTVQVGDDSYDGTINVGNGAVVTEPDSANETMDNATDDNVTDGNVSDGNMTEGNATDGNATDGNITIAGTVASDESFSTLLTALETAGLVETLDGEGPFTVFAPTDDAFDKLPEGTVESLLEDQEALTSVLTYHVAEGEYNSSALVELDNLTTVQGENLSISVENGEVMVNNATVTNADIEVSNGVIHVIDEVLIPPSMQENVTDGNVTDGNVTDGNVTDGNMTDGNVTEGIDFTNATTCYLNIVEDNKSQYDGQLNASMMVKNETVPYAIQLDLTNDTMETFPDAALGSFMLNVPADQIMNATDSAGNEWVVNNVDDEPDDNVSAELGGENVTIAEVAASADSLETLVIALDAANLTDTLAGEGPYTVFAPTNKSFDRLPGNTLDMLLEDEAALTGVLTYHVVEGEYNATTLAETDNLTTVQGEVLNVTEENGTIMVNNATVTTADVEASNGVIHVIDGVLIPPTTEEALGDLYPFGTFATEVEPGMNATNVTGPVTIYMNGTWNGTLPENAEEYIVAQDVQNIGEMGNESAWITGYCDNMTENMTDSNVTGEWELSDELPEGVMIDFNVTCTDGQLNITDASDYGGLEDANPGIKSILVKPGSENITDSNSSIEWDVSTETPFPGPYSDRFENGDAYYEISAANERSTGVTVEYDECPEEVDLAIHIRWGEDSSVWAYNNITNVTVTDGDATGNVTEGNMTDGNVTDGNVTDGNVTDGNVTDGNVTDGNVTDGNVTDGNVTDGNVTDGNVTDGNVTEGNLTMCYLNVVEDEKSQYDGQLNATLLIDTRSSPYMAEMNLTNDTMETFPNATVNTFLLNVPADQIANVTDSSGNEWEVTALDTENPFGFFLTRITTEELMDNPFGDFTTMVTVNETAADNATGPISINFDESWNGTLPENEEGYVIATDVRNIGETGDDNAWITIGMCEEVEEGEDGVVTPPAGMDNVTDNVTDNVTCYLNNVEESKSEYQGDLNATLMVNNDTTPYTAEIEITNQTMATFPDVVINTILLNVPGDMITNVTDSQGNWTVLNQAEGAVITRIMSNQSNMSNGPITIYFDDSWDGMLPPNDEGYSIAVDFDNIGEMGDDSAWVTCNDTATMDENATGDMNATTDDTAMENETGNMTNETMEDGTSDNATENTSEDSQATVQGEIVNTDEVSISESGINPENIRAPVDEGITWTNTGSQTATVSGDSFDSGSIEPGSMYSRLFRTAGVYEYTVQIGEDTYQGTITVGNG; this comes from the coding sequence ATGAAACAAAGAATATTTTTGATAACGTTAGCTCTTGCTGTCCTTTTAACCGGGCTTGCGAGTGCGGATTGTTATCTTAATGACGTGCAGGATGATAAGAACCAGTATGAGGGATATCTGAATGTGAGTATGATAGTAAACAATGAATCTACTCCTTATACTGCTTCAATGGAACTTACAGACGACACAATGTTATTCTTCCCTGATTCACAGGTAACAGGTGTAGTACTTAATGTACCTGCGGATCAGATCGCAAATGTTAGCGACTCGGCAGGTAACGAGTGGGAAATAATGGAGGCAGACGAAAATAATCCACTGGGCACTTTCCAGGCTGAGGCAAGTGCACCGGATTCAAATGTCACCCCTCCTGTAGTAGTAACCTTTGAAGACACATGGGACGGGACATTGCCTGCAAATGATGAAGGAAACCCGTTAGCTGTGAATATTGAAAACATTGGAGAGAACAATGAAGATACAGCATGGGTGACCCTGGGATTCTGTGAAGAAACTGGAATTGTTACAGAAGAGGGAGCAGCTGATAATGTAACAGATGATAATGTCACAGACGAAAACGTCACCGAAGGTAACATGACAGATGGAAATGTGACCGACGGAAATGTAACTGACGGTGAAACTACTGATGACAATGTAACTGATGATGGAACAACAAATGGAGACATTGTAGCTACTGATGAGGTCTTAATAACCGACTCAGGTATTGACCCCGCCAATATTCGTGTTCCTGTGGATGAAGGTGTTACATGGACCAATGATGCTAACCAGAGTGCTACTGTAAGCGATGGTTCCTTCGATTCAGGATCAATCGAACCTGGTAACATGTACAGTCGTCTCTTCAGAACTGCCGGAGTATACGAATACACAGTTCAGGTTGGAGATGATTCCTACGATGGTACTATAAATGTCGGTAACGGTGCTGTAGTAACTGAACCTGATTCGGCTAACGAAACAATGGACAATGCTACTGATGACAACGTAACTGACGGTAATGTATCCGACGGAAATATGACGGAAGGAAATGCTACTGATGGAAATGCTACTGATGGAAATATCACCATAGCCGGAACTGTTGCGAGTGACGAATCTTTCTCCACACTATTAACAGCTCTGGAAACAGCTGGTCTTGTTGAGACACTGGATGGAGAAGGTCCATTTACGGTCTTTGCACCAACTGACGATGCTTTTGATAAGCTTCCTGAAGGTACTGTAGAGTCACTTCTTGAAGATCAGGAAGCATTGACCAGCGTTCTGACTTACCATGTGGCTGAAGGAGAATATAACTCCAGTGCACTTGTCGAATTAGATAATCTGACAACCGTTCAGGGCGAGAACCTTAGCATATCTGTTGAAAACGGCGAGGTAATGGTCAATAATGCAACGGTAACTAATGCTGATATTGAGGTCAGCAATGGTGTGATACATGTAATAGATGAAGTATTAATCCCACCATCCATGCAGGAAAATGTTACTGACGGCAATGTCACTGATGGTAACGTAACTGACGGTAATGTTACAGATGGTAACATGACCGATGGCAATGTAACTGAAGGCATTGACTTCACAAACGCTACAACTTGCTATCTCAATATAGTAGAAGATAACAAGAGTCAGTATGATGGTCAACTCAATGCCTCCATGATGGTCAAGAACGAAACTGTTCCTTATGCGATACAGCTGGATCTGACCAATGACACTATGGAAACCTTCCCGGATGCTGCACTCGGCAGTTTCATGCTGAATGTTCCTGCTGACCAGATCATGAATGCAACAGACTCAGCTGGTAATGAGTGGGTTGTAAATAATGTTGATGACGAACCTGACGATAACGTAAGTGCTGAGCTTGGAGGCGAGAATGTAACAATCGCCGAGGTAGCTGCGAGTGCTGACTCACTCGAGACACTTGTCATAGCCCTTGATGCAGCCAATCTTACAGATACACTGGCCGGAGAGGGACCATACACTGTGTTTGCACCAACAAACAAGTCCTTTGACAGACTGCCAGGAAATACGCTTGATATGCTTCTTGAAGATGAAGCTGCATTAACCGGTGTTCTGACCTATCACGTAGTTGAAGGAGAATACAACGCTACTACTCTTGCTGAGACTGACAACCTGACCACGGTTCAGGGAGAAGTGCTCAATGTAACTGAAGAAAATGGCACTATTATGGTAAACAATGCCACAGTAACTACTGCTGATGTTGAGGCCAGCAATGGTGTAATACATGTAATAGACGGAGTACTTATCCCACCAACAACAGAGGAAGCACTCGGAGACCTTTATCCTTTCGGAACCTTTGCAACAGAAGTTGAACCTGGTATGAACGCAACCAACGTAACCGGTCCGGTAACTATCTACATGAATGGTACCTGGAATGGTACACTGCCGGAAAATGCTGAAGAATACATCGTAGCCCAGGATGTCCAGAACATCGGAGAAATGGGCAACGAGAGTGCATGGATTACCGGATATTGTGACAACATGACTGAAAATATGACAGATAGCAACGTTACCGGTGAATGGGAGCTGAGTGATGAACTGCCCGAAGGTGTGATGATTGACTTTAATGTTACATGTACTGATGGGCAGCTGAACATTACAGATGCAAGCGACTATGGTGGTCTTGAAGATGCAAACCCCGGTATTAAATCAATACTTGTCAAGCCGGGATCTGAAAATATAACAGACAGCAACTCTTCAATTGAGTGGGACGTTTCTACAGAGACACCTTTCCCAGGACCATATTCTGACAGGTTTGAAAATGGTGATGCTTACTATGAGATAAGCGCAGCAAATGAAAGAAGTACAGGTGTCACAGTAGAATACGATGAATGTCCGGAAGAAGTCGACCTGGCAATCCATATTCGCTGGGGTGAGGATTCCTCTGTATGGGCATACAACAACATCACAAATGTGACTGTTACTGATGGTGATGCTACGGGTAATGTGACCGAAGGCAACATGACAGATGGTAACGTGACTGATGGAAACGTGACTGATGGAAACGTGACTGATGGAAACGTAACTGATGGAAACGTAACTGATGGAAACGTAACTGATGGAAACGTAACTGATGGAAACGTAACTGATGGTAATGTAACCGATGGTAACGTAACTGATGGAAACGTTACAGAAGGCAACCTTACAATGTGCTATCTTAACGTAGTAGAGGATGAAAAGAGCCAGTATGATGGTCAGCTTAATGCTACACTATTGATAGATACAAGGTCAAGTCCTTACATGGCTGAGATGAACCTGACGAATGATACCATGGAAACGTTCCCTAATGCAACTGTGAATACATTTCTGCTAAATGTCCCGGCTGATCAGATAGCGAATGTAACTGATTCATCTGGTAATGAGTGGGAAGTAACTGCACTTGATACTGAGAATCCATTCGGTTTCTTCCTTACGAGGATAACCACAGAGGAACTAATGGACAATCCATTCGGTGATTTCACTACAATGGTCACAGTGAATGAAACTGCAGCCGATAATGCAACAGGTCCGATATCCATAAACTTCGATGAAAGCTGGAATGGCACACTGCCTGAGAATGAAGAAGGCTATGTGATTGCAACAGACGTCCGGAACATCGGAGAGACAGGAGACGATAATGCCTGGATCACTATCGGAATGTGTGAAGAAGTGGAAGAAGGTGAAGATGGAGTAGTAACTCCTCCGGCTGGTATGGACAATGTAACTGACAATGTTACAGATAATGTCACATGCTACCTTAACAATGTGGAAGAGTCCAAAAGTGAATATCAGGGAGACCTGAATGCAACTCTCATGGTCAACAATGATACCACTCCTTACACTGCGGAAATAGAGATCACCAACCAGACAATGGCAACATTCCCGGATGTCGTGATCAATACAATTCTCCTGAACGTACCAGGGGACATGATCACAAACGTGACCGATAGTCAGGGTAACTGGACGGTATTGAACCAGGCTGAAGGGGCCGTGATCACGAGGATCATGTCCAATCAAAGTAATATGTCCAATGGTCCGATAACAATCTACTTCGATGATTCATGGGATGGTATGCTGCCTCCGAATGACGAAGGATATAGTATCGCAGTAGATTTCGACAATATCGGAGAGATGGGAGACGACAGCGCATGGGTAACATGTAATGACACTGCCACTATGGATGAGAATGCGACCGGGGACATGAATGCGACTACGGATGACACAGCCATGGAAAATGAAACCGGTAACATGACCAATGAAACAATGGAGGACGGAACCTCAGACAATGCAACTGAGAATACCAGTGAGGATTCTCAGGCCACTGTTCAGGGTGAAATTGTGAATACTGACGAGGTATCAATCAGTGAATCTGGCATTAATCCTGAAAACATCCGTGCTCCTGTGGATGAAGGTATTACATGGACCAACACTGGTAGCCAGACTGCTACTGTAAGCGGTGATTCATTCGATTCTGGCTCAATCGAACCTGGTAGCATGTACAGTCGTCTATTCAGAACTGCCGGAGTATACGAATACACAGTTCAGATCGGAGAAGATACATATCAGGGTACTATTACAGTAGGGAACGGATAA
- a CDS encoding PEF-CTERM sorting domain-containing protein, with amino-acid sequence MKRIVILTMVMLVAAMSLANAASVAPELFDNWQSGDAEFECEEAGACDYYSYKIDEWGNANYWGDSDMNGTYDGENINITESTEYPVCAVIVKAGTGANVYYYPEGTYEDTGLYAYDEKEISHVTFCFGEEDDPGEPQEEIPEFPTVALPIAAILGLAFLFQRRKE; translated from the coding sequence ATGAAAAGAATTGTGATACTAACTATGGTAATGCTAGTAGCTGCTATGTCACTGGCAAACGCGGCAAGTGTAGCTCCAGAGCTTTTCGATAATTGGCAATCCGGCGATGCGGAATTTGAATGTGAGGAAGCTGGTGCATGTGACTACTATTCTTATAAGATAGATGAATGGGGAAATGCAAACTATTGGGGAGATAGTGATATGAACGGTACTTATGATGGCGAAAATATCAATATCACTGAATCAACAGAATATCCGGTTTGTGCAGTCATCGTGAAGGCTGGAACAGGTGCTAACGTTTATTATTATCCTGAAGGCACCTATGAAGATACTGGTCTCTATGCATATGATGAAAAAGAAATAAGCCATGTGACTTTCTGTTTCGGCGAAGAAGATGATCCGGGCGAACCTCAGGAAGAAATTCCAGAATTCCCGACAGTTGCACTTCCAATAGCTGCAATACTTGGTCTGGCATTCCTGTTCCAGCGCAGAAAAGAGTGA
- a CDS encoding DUF531 domain-containing protein, translating into MLTLGIVNTYDKIKVLDAHYRAIARAAPICHAFGFSLALFDFPFKMTADELVDYVADKTTIGESGKFLRLLHENRKLFVFDLPKKGFQAQFGSVVVTSSKPEDKNAISPEELANEIMNNRSFLLLVGLGHKGLPKKLLGMAPYHLDITGNGISLETCTAIGCIPAYLMGLVNSKAGIQGKPN; encoded by the coding sequence ATGCTGACCCTTGGAATAGTGAATACATATGATAAAATAAAGGTTCTTGATGCCCATTACAGGGCCATTGCAAGGGCTGCTCCCATATGCCATGCCTTCGGATTCTCTTTGGCTTTGTTTGATTTTCCCTTTAAGATGACAGCCGATGAACTCGTGGACTATGTGGCCGACAAGACCACCATCGGTGAATCCGGAAAATTCCTTCGCCTGCTGCATGAGAACAGGAAGCTCTTTGTATTCGACCTCCCAAAAAAAGGATTCCAGGCCCAGTTTGGCTCAGTTGTGGTCACATCCTCAAAACCCGAGGATAAAAATGCCATAAGCCCGGAAGAACTGGCTAATGAGATCATGAATAACAGATCATTCCTGCTGCTTGTGGGACTGGGGCACAAAGGTCTGCCAAAAAAACTCTTAGGAATGGCACCATATCATCTTGATATCACAGGGAATGGTATTTCCCTGGAAACTTGCACCGCCATCGGGTGTATTCCGGCATATCTCATGGGACTTGTGAATTCAAAGGCAGGTATCCAGGGGAAACCTAATTAA